In Aliamphritea ceti, a single window of DNA contains:
- a CDS encoding TRAP transporter substrate-binding protein translates to MKAAKKLALVATCAAVLASPAMAADKVYRLKLAETWPTNFPIFGDATKNMAALAEQMSNGRLKITIDSKNKHKAPFGVFDMVRSGQYDMGHSASYYWKGKVPNTLYFTTMPFGMTAPEQYGWFYYGGGQGLMDEVYGKYNLMSFPGGNTGNQMGGWFQKEINSLEDLQGLKMRIPGFAGEVLAKLGAKPTNIPAGELYTALERRTIDALEWVGPSLDLRMGFHKIAPYYYTGWHEPATELQFLINKKKFERLPEDLQQILKTAMRTAAYDMYIQSYHASAQNWDNMKKEFPNIEVKSFPQDVVTAMRQANDELLAEKAAADPLAKKILDSQADYLQKARAWTNISDKAYLDSAAAQ, encoded by the coding sequence ATGAAAGCCGCTAAGAAGCTGGCACTGGTTGCGACCTGTGCGGCAGTGCTGGCGAGTCCGGCGATGGCCGCGGACAAAGTTTATCGCCTTAAACTGGCTGAAACCTGGCCGACAAACTTCCCGATATTCGGTGATGCGACCAAGAACATGGCGGCGCTGGCGGAACAAATGTCTAACGGACGTCTGAAGATCACCATTGATTCTAAGAACAAGCATAAAGCGCCATTCGGTGTATTTGATATGGTACGTTCTGGTCAGTATGACATGGGGCATTCTGCGTCTTACTACTGGAAAGGCAAGGTACCTAATACGCTGTATTTCACCACTATGCCGTTTGGCATGACTGCTCCTGAACAGTATGGCTGGTTCTACTATGGCGGTGGTCAGGGGTTAATGGATGAGGTGTACGGTAAGTACAATCTGATGTCTTTCCCCGGCGGTAACACCGGTAACCAGATGGGTGGTTGGTTCCAGAAAGAGATTAATTCTCTGGAAGATCTGCAGGGCCTGAAGATGCGTATCCCAGGCTTCGCTGGGGAAGTGCTGGCAAAGCTGGGTGCTAAGCCAACCAATATTCCTGCAGGTGAGCTTTATACCGCGCTTGAGCGTCGCACGATTGATGCACTTGAATGGGTAGGCCCATCACTTGATTTACGTATGGGCTTCCACAAAATTGCGCCTTACTACTACACAGGCTGGCATGAGCCTGCAACAGAGTTGCAGTTCCTGATCAACAAGAAGAAGTTCGAGCGTTTGCCTGAAGATCTGCAACAGATTCTGAAAACGGCGATGCGTACCGCTGCGTATGACATGTACATCCAGTCTTACCATGCGTCTGCTCAAAACTGGGACAACATGAAGAAAGAGTTCCCGAATATTGAAGTGAAATCTTTCCCGCAAGACGTTGTAACGGCGATGCGCCAGGCTAACGATGAACTGCTGGCTGAAAAGGCTGCTGCGGATCCGCTGGCGAAGAAGATTCTTGATTCTCAGGCTGATTATCTGCAGAAAGCCCGTGCCTGGACCAATATCTCTGATAAGGCCTACCTGGATAGCGCCGCTGCTCAATAA
- a CDS encoding TRAP transporter small permease subunit, translating into MLLVRLEQIINSFSELLGKVSAILFIAMLFNVFYDVVMRYLFNDVSIGMQELEWHLYASVFLLAVPYTLKAGGHVRVDLIYERRSTATKALIDMFGTLILLVPFCGLVGWYGIGFAYEAWELGETSGDPGGLPYRWIIKAVIPFAFFAMLISGIGLFLKSLNVLLGNSQPDDYQPPQH; encoded by the coding sequence ATGCTGTTAGTCCGTCTTGAGCAGATCATCAATAGTTTTTCCGAGCTGTTGGGTAAGGTGTCTGCAATCCTCTTTATAGCCATGCTGTTTAACGTGTTTTATGACGTTGTCATGCGCTATCTCTTTAACGATGTTTCGATTGGTATGCAGGAGTTGGAATGGCACCTGTATGCATCAGTTTTCCTGCTCGCAGTGCCTTATACCCTTAAAGCTGGCGGCCATGTTCGTGTTGATCTTATTTACGAACGCCGTAGTACAGCAACTAAAGCGCTGATTGATATGTTCGGCACGCTGATTTTGTTAGTGCCGTTCTGTGGGCTAGTCGGCTGGTACGGTATCGGCTTTGCTTACGAAGCCTGGGAGCTTGGTGAGACCTCCGGTGATCCGGGCGGTTTGCCATATCGCTGGATTATTAAAGCGGTCATTCCATTCGCCTTTTTCGCCATGCTGATCAGTGGCATTGGTTTATTCCTGAAATCTCTTAATGTCCTGCTGGGTAACAGTCAGCCGGATGATTATCAGCCACCACAACATTAA
- a CDS encoding TRAP transporter large permease, with translation MIGIVMFIVALLMLLVGFPVAFTFGGIALIFGVFAEGAEMFAFMPFRIQSIMENTVLMAVPLFIFMGIVLQKTRLAEQLLESMGKLFGGVRGGLAISTVLVGALLAASTGVVGASVVAMGLISLPVMLKYKYDKSLACGTICASGTLGQIIPPSIILIILGDVLGIPVGDLFKAAVGPGFILIGVYVLYILIYTWLKPEAAPALPLDDDVSSKGEQYRKALIAIVPPLALILVVLGSIFAGIATPTESSALGGVGAIVLAALYRQFSWEMVYNSALETVKVTAMVFAILLGATAFSMAFTYTGGDYIVEEILTDLPGGATGFLILSMLAILVLGFFIDFVEISFIIVPILAPVADALGIAPVWFAILIAMNLQTSFLTPPFGFSLFYLKGVSPPSIRTVDIYKGVMPFILMQVAVVISILLFPEFYGLT, from the coding sequence ATGATTGGTATAGTCATGTTTATAGTGGCCCTGCTGATGCTGTTGGTAGGTTTTCCTGTGGCGTTTACCTTTGGCGGTATAGCGCTTATTTTTGGTGTTTTCGCTGAAGGTGCTGAGATGTTTGCCTTCATGCCTTTCCGTATTCAGAGCATTATGGAAAACACTGTGCTGATGGCAGTGCCATTGTTTATTTTCATGGGGATCGTACTGCAGAAGACCCGCCTTGCGGAGCAGTTACTTGAATCCATGGGTAAGTTGTTCGGCGGTGTACGCGGTGGTCTGGCAATTTCAACTGTATTAGTGGGTGCGTTGCTGGCAGCGTCTACCGGTGTGGTTGGTGCTTCAGTGGTGGCAATGGGGCTTATTTCACTGCCGGTTATGCTGAAGTACAAGTACGATAAGTCGCTTGCCTGCGGCACCATCTGTGCGTCAGGTACGCTGGGGCAGATCATTCCGCCATCGATCATCCTGATTATTCTTGGCGATGTACTAGGCATTCCTGTAGGAGATCTGTTTAAGGCTGCGGTTGGCCCTGGGTTTATTCTGATTGGCGTATACGTGCTGTATATCCTGATCTATACCTGGTTGAAGCCTGAAGCTGCGCCGGCATTGCCGCTGGATGATGATGTTTCAAGCAAGGGTGAGCAGTATCGTAAAGCATTAATCGCAATCGTACCGCCGCTGGCGCTGATTCTTGTGGTACTGGGTTCTATTTTTGCCGGTATTGCGACGCCAACTGAGTCTTCAGCTTTAGGTGGTGTCGGCGCAATTGTTCTGGCTGCGTTGTACCGCCAGTTCAGCTGGGAAATGGTTTACAACTCTGCATTGGAAACCGTCAAAGTAACCGCGATGGTGTTTGCGATTCTGTTAGGTGCTACGGCTTTCTCGATGGCGTTTACTTATACCGGTGGTGATTACATTGTTGAGGAAATACTGACGGACTTACCGGGTGGGGCGACTGGCTTCCTGATTTTGTCGATGCTGGCGATTCTGGTGCTGGGTTTCTTTATCGATTTTGTCGAGATCAGTTTTATCATCGTACCTATATTAGCGCCGGTTGCTGATGCGCTTGGAATTGCACCGGTGTGGTTCGCGATACTGATAGCAATGAACCTGCAGACCAGCTTCCTGACGCCACCATTTGGTTTCAGTTTGTTTTATCTCAAAGGGGTTTCACCACCGTCGATACGAACGGTTGATATCTATAAAGGGGTCATGCCATTTATCCTGATGCAGGTGGCAGTTGTTATCTCTATATTGCTCTTCCCTGAGTTTTACGGACTCACCTGA
- a CDS encoding cache domain-containing protein: protein MKAVITSLKAKILLLSIIPLILVTAAITVISLSQAKQLSEQEIQTFEENLLRSKRQELQHYVGLAMTSISHILADADTIDKFSEARVKAILHSLTYGDDGYFFVYDMQGRSLVHPIQPELVGQNLYDLRDTYGNFVIRDLLTLAKEGGGFYRYVWRKPSKGGLEDKLSYVVQIPKVNWMLGTGLYIDDIAKEVAATREKVTANIRNTFLTVVVILAGTVVIIALLGVGINVRASQLADTRLREVAHSYVQSQVIQRRNFARELHDGINQLMVSVKFRIELARDKLDQPEQRALSELEKGSEVLNQAIQEVRRISHDLRPILLDDLGLESALHSMTDDFAERTGIDVELSLDLPDQRLTDDIEITLYRVSQEALTNIERHANARQVWLTVWQKDRMIWVEIKDDGQGFSCSGQGSDDCGIGLMNMRERTEILSGDFSIRSKPGGGTRVRAGLALV from the coding sequence ATGAAAGCTGTCATTACCTCTTTAAAAGCAAAAATTCTGCTGTTATCTATTATCCCGCTGATTCTGGTGACAGCGGCGATTACGGTTATTAGCCTGAGCCAGGCAAAGCAGTTATCTGAGCAGGAAATTCAAACTTTCGAAGAAAACTTATTACGTTCAAAGCGTCAGGAACTACAGCATTATGTAGGTCTGGCGATGACCTCTATTTCGCACATTCTGGCAGATGCCGATACCATTGATAAGTTTTCTGAAGCCCGGGTAAAGGCTATTCTGCACAGCCTGACATACGGAGATGATGGTTATTTCTTTGTCTATGATATGCAGGGCAGAAGTCTGGTACATCCGATACAGCCTGAACTCGTCGGTCAGAATTTATATGATCTGCGGGATACTTACGGCAATTTTGTTATTCGTGATTTATTAACCTTAGCGAAGGAAGGCGGCGGTTTTTATCGGTATGTATGGCGTAAACCGTCTAAAGGGGGCCTGGAAGATAAACTGAGTTATGTGGTGCAAATCCCTAAGGTTAACTGGATGTTGGGAACTGGCCTGTATATTGATGACATTGCCAAAGAAGTTGCCGCTACCCGGGAAAAAGTAACCGCCAATATCCGTAATACGTTTCTCACGGTTGTTGTTATTCTGGCGGGTACTGTGGTGATCATCGCCTTGCTGGGCGTCGGTATTAATGTACGTGCTTCGCAGCTGGCGGACACCCGGCTGAGAGAAGTGGCACACAGCTATGTTCAGTCACAGGTTATCCAGCGGCGTAATTTTGCCCGGGAATTACATGACGGTATTAATCAGTTGATGGTATCAGTCAAATTCAGAATCGAGCTTGCCAGAGATAAGCTGGACCAGCCTGAGCAGCGGGCATTGAGTGAGTTAGAAAAAGGCAGTGAAGTGCTGAATCAGGCGATTCAGGAAGTGCGGCGCATTTCTCATGACCTGCGGCCAATTTTGCTGGATGATCTTGGCTTAGAGTCAGCTCTGCACAGTATGACCGATGATTTTGCAGAACGTACCGGTATTGATGTGGAGTTAAGTCTGGATTTGCCGGACCAACGGCTAACAGATGATATTGAGATCACTCTGTATAGGGTGTCACAGGAAGCGTTAACCAATATTGAGCGGCATGCGAATGCCCGTCAGGTGTGGCTGACGGTATGGCAAAAGGATCGTATGATCTGGGTTGAGATTAAAGACGATGGCCAGGGTTTTAGCTGTTCCGGTCAGGGCAGTGATGATTGTGGTATTGGTTTGATGAATATGCGTGAGAGAACAGAAATTCTCAGTGGTGATTTCAGCATTCGAAGTAAGCCCGGTGGTGGTACCCGGGTGCGGGCTGGATTAGCGCTGGTGTAG
- a CDS encoding response regulator transcription factor, with product MSDTKIRVVLVDDHPLVQEGIIARLESEASLEVVGAANDGQQALELIAEAKPDVVLMDISMPVMTGFEATERLRAEQPDVRVLILSMHENREYILKLIQCGAAGYVLKDVSSGELVTAIQTVHRGGTYFSSGASQSLFGQADLAMLAPGSESETLTGREQEVLKLLAEGASNKDVARQLEISVRTAETHRQNIKNKLNIQTSAGLVRYAIEHKLID from the coding sequence ATGAGCGATACAAAAATCAGAGTTGTGCTGGTGGATGATCATCCGCTGGTTCAGGAAGGCATTATTGCCCGACTTGAGAGCGAAGCTTCGCTTGAAGTTGTGGGGGCGGCGAATGATGGCCAGCAAGCGCTGGAACTGATTGCTGAGGCTAAGCCTGATGTCGTGCTGATGGATATCTCAATGCCCGTAATGACAGGCTTTGAGGCAACTGAACGGCTACGCGCTGAGCAACCGGATGTACGGGTGCTGATTCTGAGCATGCATGAAAACCGTGAGTATATTCTTAAGCTTATTCAGTGCGGCGCTGCCGGCTACGTGCTTAAAGATGTGTCATCCGGTGAGTTGGTGACGGCAATTCAGACGGTGCACCGTGGCGGTACTTACTTCAGCTCAGGTGCTTCACAGTCACTGTTCGGTCAGGCTGATTTAGCAATGCTGGCACCAGGTTCAGAGTCAGAAACGCTGACCGGCCGTGAGCAGGAAGTGCTGAAGCTACTTGCTGAAGGGGCGAGTAATAAAGATGTAGCCCGGCAGCTGGAAATATCAGTACGTACCGCCGAGACGCACCGGCAGAATATTAAAAATAAGTTAAATATTCAGACTTCTGCTGGTTTAGTGCGTTACGCAATTGAGCATAAGCTGATAGATTAG
- the tsaA gene encoding tRNA (N6-threonylcarbamoyladenosine(37)-N6)-methyltransferase TrmO, which yields MQTTLTFIGKIRTPYKSLDECPRNINFNGPECTIELDPAYQHDLKGLETGQHIMVLYWLGDTGNIWNNDYWHNGKPSTSRGDKGTFALRSPIRPNPIGVAVLPISKITADRITVNGLDCLDQTKLLDIKPAIYREITN from the coding sequence ATGCAAACAACACTGACATTCATAGGCAAAATCCGTACACCTTATAAATCATTGGATGAATGCCCCCGCAACATTAACTTTAATGGACCTGAATGTACCATTGAGCTTGATCCGGCATATCAGCATGATTTGAAAGGACTTGAAACCGGGCAACATATTATGGTGCTTTACTGGCTGGGTGATACTGGCAACATCTGGAACAACGACTATTGGCACAACGGTAAGCCGAGTACCAGTCGTGGGGACAAAGGCACCTTTGCTCTGCGCAGCCCGATAAGGCCAAACCCTATTGGTGTTGCAGTATTGCCAATTAGCAAGATTACAGCAGATAGAATCACAGTGAACGGGCTCGACTGTCTGGATCAGACTAAACTGCTGGACATTAAACCGGCGATATACCGTGAAATAACTAACTGA
- a CDS encoding DMT family transporter, translated as MNNQLTRSFTQKSAQTTGILLALLGALLMSFDPIFIRFSGVSGFDTAFLFGLFTAISMPLFIQLRDERGLIKTLKNSGWPVIFSGLLMLGSASGLVLSIKNTSIANTFVILSAAPALAAVFSRIFLGEVTRRSTWIAITSVMIGIGIVVSGSFQSGNLIGDAQAVFAVTCLSLNQTLLRKYQDVSRMASVGLGGLFLAIVMFFLASPSTFSTSTWIIMGAMGLFTAPFGRVLSQTATRYITAPEVGMILMIEAVFAPLLAFGFFGEIPPAASIIGGTLILVTIFVYAISTAKEDG; from the coding sequence ATGAACAATCAACTCACCCGATCCTTTACGCAAAAAAGCGCCCAAACCACAGGCATACTCCTCGCCTTGCTCGGGGCCTTACTGATGAGCTTTGATCCGATTTTTATCCGCTTTTCAGGGGTTAGCGGATTCGACACCGCTTTCCTGTTTGGCTTATTCACGGCGATTTCGATGCCGCTATTCATTCAGTTACGGGATGAACGGGGTCTGATAAAAACCTTGAAAAACAGCGGCTGGCCGGTCATTTTCTCTGGTTTACTAATGCTTGGGAGCGCGTCTGGACTGGTACTTAGCATCAAGAACACCTCTATTGCTAATACCTTTGTCATCCTTAGCGCAGCGCCAGCACTGGCTGCTGTTTTCAGCCGCATCTTTTTGGGTGAAGTAACCCGGCGCTCGACCTGGATTGCGATTACTTCTGTGATGATCGGAATAGGAATTGTGGTTTCAGGCTCTTTTCAGTCAGGTAACCTGATTGGTGATGCACAGGCCGTATTTGCAGTCACCTGCTTATCACTCAACCAAACGTTGCTACGTAAGTATCAAGACGTCAGCCGTATGGCCAGCGTCGGTCTGGGGGGATTGTTTCTGGCAATAGTAATGTTCTTCTTAGCATCCCCTTCTACATTCAGCACCAGCACCTGGATCATCATGGGAGCGATGGGATTATTTACCGCACCTTTCGGCCGGGTCCTATCTCAAACAGCAACCCGTTACATCACCGCACCGGAAGTTGGCATGATCCTGATGATTGAAGCTGTATTTGCGCCACTGCTGGCCTTTGGCTTCTTTGGCGAGATTCCCCCTGCAGCGAGCATCATCGGTGGCACGCTGATTCTGGTTACTATTTTTGTTTACGCTATATCAACAGCAAAAGAGGATGGCTGA
- a CDS encoding TetR/AcrR family transcriptional regulator, whose amino-acid sequence MSKIEQNREKKRRAILQAAQEVFLSEGYVIASMDKIAAGAQVTKQTVYRYYPSKGELFKATLQYMGENSELDFIFHLQASDVREAMYRFARGFIEFHLADEHLATYRLLVSESAKAPEMVASFMEVGPDDTSARLAEFFIERLGIAEPETAIRLWSGMLLSQRAGALLGMEKPDQAAMESLAESSTDFLLAGLGKSAI is encoded by the coding sequence ATGAGCAAAATCGAACAAAACAGGGAAAAAAAACGCCGGGCAATACTGCAGGCTGCGCAGGAAGTGTTTTTGTCAGAAGGCTATGTCATAGCGAGTATGGATAAAATTGCCGCAGGGGCCCAGGTAACCAAGCAAACGGTGTATCGCTATTACCCATCAAAGGGGGAGTTGTTTAAAGCTACGTTGCAGTACATGGGGGAAAACTCAGAACTGGATTTTATATTTCACTTGCAGGCGTCAGATGTCCGGGAAGCTATGTATCGTTTTGCCCGTGGTTTCATTGAGTTTCATTTAGCGGATGAGCACTTAGCGACTTACCGGTTGTTGGTATCTGAGAGTGCCAAGGCACCCGAAATGGTTGCCAGTTTCATGGAAGTTGGCCCGGATGATACCAGCGCAAGGTTGGCAGAATTCTTCATTGAACGATTAGGTATTGCTGAACCTGAAACCGCAATAAGGCTATGGTCAGGAATGTTACTTAGTCAGCGGGCTGGTGCACTGTTAGGAATGGAAAAACCGGATCAGGCGGCAATGGAGTCGCTGGCTGAATCTTCGACGGATTTTTTGTTAGCGGGGCTGGGTAAGTCTGCAATCTGA
- a CDS encoding ABC transporter ATP-binding protein, with protein MLKFFEGLIAPFPDHGDRQPPNKLFAFCRYYTRGAESQLLLMALLTAALAISEVILFGFMGDLVDWISSKSTTEILAEHGTHLTLMAVLLMVILPLLVFFHSAIIHQGILGNYPMAIRWSMHRYLLKQSMAFYQNDFAGRIATKVMQTSLALRESITKVLDVFVYIVVYFTSLMVLVAQADPLLLLPMMFWLACYVAIQRYFLPRLQQVSTEQADARSMMTGAVVDSYTNIATVKLFSHTDREEAYAKDNMQGFLDTVYRQMRLVTKLNVLVQINNYLLVFNITALSLYLWNDNAITAGAIAIAVSLALRLNGMSQWIMWEVSNLFENIGTVVDGMSSLAQPQSVQDKPNAPPIQVNRGEIHFDNISFNYGESIPLIESLNLRIKPGEKVGLVGRSGAGKSTLINLLMRFYDLDAGKISIDGTDITAVNQESLRSHLGMVTQDTSLLHRSIRENILYGRPDASEDEMRAATAQAQADEFIDSLSDPKGGTGYDAQVGERGVKLSGGQRQRIAIARVLLKDAPILLLDEATSALDSEVEAAIQQNLTRLMENKTVIAIAHRLSTIAAMDRLIVLDKGRIVEEGNHQELLNKGGIYAQLWSHQSGDFLGEA; from the coding sequence GTGCTGAAGTTTTTCGAAGGACTGATCGCTCCATTTCCCGATCACGGCGACCGGCAACCGCCTAACAAACTGTTTGCCTTTTGCCGCTATTACACTCGCGGTGCTGAATCTCAGTTACTGCTTATGGCTTTACTGACCGCTGCTCTGGCGATCAGTGAAGTCATTTTATTTGGCTTTATGGGCGATCTGGTCGACTGGATTTCCTCTAAAAGCACCACCGAAATTCTCGCTGAGCATGGCACCCATTTAACATTAATGGCTGTGCTGTTAATGGTGATATTACCGCTACTGGTATTCTTTCACTCGGCCATAATTCACCAGGGGATTCTGGGCAATTACCCGATGGCCATCCGCTGGTCTATGCACCGTTACCTGCTAAAACAAAGCATGGCGTTTTACCAGAATGACTTTGCCGGACGCATTGCAACCAAGGTTATGCAAACCTCACTCGCCCTTAGAGAAAGCATTACAAAAGTCCTGGATGTATTTGTTTATATTGTAGTTTATTTTACATCTTTAATGGTTTTGGTCGCTCAGGCAGACCCTTTACTGTTACTTCCAATGATGTTTTGGTTAGCCTGCTATGTCGCCATTCAGAGATATTTTTTACCCCGGTTACAGCAAGTTTCTACTGAACAGGCAGACGCCCGTTCTATGATGACCGGCGCAGTTGTCGACAGCTACACGAACATTGCCACAGTCAAACTGTTCTCCCATACCGACCGCGAAGAAGCCTACGCAAAAGACAATATGCAGGGCTTTCTGGACACGGTTTACCGGCAAATGCGTCTGGTCACCAAACTTAATGTACTGGTGCAGATTAATAACTACCTGCTGGTATTCAATATCACGGCCCTGTCACTGTACCTATGGAACGATAACGCCATTACCGCAGGTGCAATTGCCATTGCCGTCAGCCTGGCATTGCGTCTGAACGGCATGTCTCAGTGGATCATGTGGGAAGTCAGTAACCTGTTTGAAAACATCGGCACTGTGGTTGATGGTATGTCCAGCCTTGCCCAGCCACAAAGCGTTCAGGATAAGCCTAACGCCCCACCAATACAGGTGAACCGTGGTGAAATTCACTTCGACAATATCAGCTTCAACTATGGCGAAAGCATTCCGCTGATTGAGTCCCTGAACCTACGCATTAAACCCGGCGAAAAAGTTGGCTTAGTGGGCCGCTCCGGTGCGGGCAAATCCACACTGATTAACCTCTTAATGCGCTTTTACGATCTCGATGCAGGTAAGATCAGCATCGACGGTACCGACATCACCGCCGTCAATCAGGAAAGTCTGCGCAGCCATCTCGGCATGGTTACTCAGGACACCTCCCTGTTACACCGCAGTATTCGGGAAAACATCCTTTACGGCCGCCCTGACGCCAGCGAAGACGAAATGCGGGCAGCTACTGCTCAGGCACAGGCTGATGAGTTCATCGATAGCCTCAGCGACCCCAAGGGCGGCACAGGCTATGACGCACAAGTTGGCGAACGCGGTGTGAAGCTTTCCGGTGGCCAGCGACAACGTATCGCCATCGCCCGGGTATTACTTAAAGACGCGCCGATTTTGCTTTTGGACGAAGCCACTTCAGCGCTGGACTCTGAAGTAGAAGCGGCTATTCAGCAAAACCTCACCCGTCTGATGGAAAACAAAACCGTTATCGCCATTGCACATCGTTTATCAACCATCGCGGCGATGGACCGCCTGATTGTGCTCGATAAAGGCCGCATTGTTGAAGAAGGCAATCACCAGGAACTGCTGAACAAAGGTGGTATCTACGCACAACTCTGGTCGCATCAGAGTGGTGATTTCCTCGGCGAAGCTTAA
- a CDS encoding bifunctional alpha/beta hydrolase/OsmC family protein has translation MPAQRQKVTFSSNGHQLAGLLETPEVNSRGCALFAHCFTCGKNVLAATRISQSLVALGFSVLRFDFTGLGGSDGDFSNTNFSSNVNDLVAAADYLREHHQAPALLIGHSLGGRAVLSAASRIPEVAAVATIGAPADAAHVAKQFSAHVEEIDSQGKADVSLGGRHFTIEKQFLDDIRSENDDIEQLRVPLLVMHSPLDTTVSIQQAEHIYRRAKHPKSFISLDSADHLLTNKADAAYAAAIISGWSEKYLDSTPLPDAPAEQIEKGEVVIREGNKQFLRVVNTDHHQWLSDEPVNVGGGNAGPDPYEQLLSALGSCTSMTIRMYANRKNLPLDAVNVSLKHYRQHCSDCQAADQNNPRIDVIERLIDLQGDLTPDQRQRLLEIADKCPVHRTLEGPIRITSALVE, from the coding sequence ATGCCAGCCCAACGCCAGAAAGTCACCTTTAGCAGTAACGGTCATCAACTTGCAGGTTTACTTGAAACCCCCGAAGTAAACTCAAGGGGCTGCGCACTATTCGCCCATTGCTTCACCTGTGGCAAGAACGTCCTCGCAGCTACCCGAATCTCCCAAAGCCTGGTAGCGCTGGGCTTTTCTGTATTACGTTTTGATTTTACTGGCCTGGGTGGCAGTGACGGCGACTTTTCTAACACTAACTTCTCATCCAATGTGAATGATCTGGTTGCAGCGGCAGATTATCTGCGGGAACACCATCAGGCACCTGCCCTACTGATCGGCCATAGCCTGGGCGGCCGTGCGGTATTATCCGCAGCAAGCCGTATTCCTGAAGTTGCCGCCGTCGCCACCATTGGCGCACCTGCGGATGCTGCACACGTTGCCAAACAGTTTTCAGCACATGTAGAAGAGATAGACTCTCAGGGTAAGGCAGATGTCAGCCTGGGTGGTCGTCACTTCACCATAGAAAAACAATTTCTGGATGATATCCGCAGCGAAAATGACGACATCGAACAATTAAGAGTACCTTTACTGGTCATGCACTCGCCACTCGACACCACGGTATCTATTCAACAAGCTGAGCATATCTACCGTCGTGCCAAGCACCCCAAAAGCTTTATCAGCCTGGACAGTGCCGACCACCTGTTAACCAACAAAGCAGATGCAGCTTATGCTGCTGCCATCATCAGTGGGTGGTCTGAAAAATATCTTGATTCAACCCCTTTGCCTGACGCGCCTGCTGAGCAGATAGAAAAAGGCGAAGTAGTCATCCGGGAAGGTAATAAACAGTTTTTACGGGTGGTGAATACCGACCATCACCAGTGGCTTTCCGATGAACCTGTAAATGTTGGTGGCGGTAATGCTGGCCCTGACCCTTATGAACAATTATTATCGGCGCTTGGCAGTTGCACCTCGATGACAATACGCATGTACGCCAACCGAAAAAATCTGCCGCTTGACGCCGTAAACGTCAGCCTAAAGCACTACCGCCAGCATTGCAGCGACTGCCAGGCAGCAGACCAGAACAACCCGCGTATTGATGTCATCGAACGCTTAATCGACCTGCAGGGAGACCTGACTCCGGACCAACGGCAACGGCTGTTAGAAATTGCCGATAAATGTCCGGTACACCGTACCCTTGAAGGCCCGATTCGCATAACATCTGCGCTCGTGGAATGA